GGGCGCCGTCGCGGCAGTCCAGGGCATCTCCGCGGTGCGCAACAACGAGATGGAGGTGCGGGCCCTGCAGGACCTGCACGTCCTCGGGCAGTAGGCCGCCGTGGCGGACAACGTCGTGGCGACCCCGCCGCGGGACGGCGGCCGCGCGGGCTTCGGCTCGCGCCTGGTCGCCGCCACGCGGGAACGGGGGCGCCTGTGCGCGGGCATCGACCCGCACCCGTCGCTGCTGCGCGACTGGGGCCTGAGCGTCGACGCCGACGGCGTGGAGACCTTCACCCGCATTTGCGTGGAGGCCTTCGCCGGCACGGTGGCGCTGGTCAAGCCCCAGGTGGCCTTCTACGAGGCGTTCGGCTCGAAGGGTTTCGCGATCCTCGAGCGCGCGCTGGCGGAGCTTTCCGACGGCGGGGCGCTGACCCTGGCCGACGCCAAACGGGGCGACATCGGGTCCACGATGGCCGCCTATGCGGACGCGTGGCTGTCCGACGGCTCCCCGCTCGCGGTCGACGCCGTGACGGTGTCCCCGTACCTGGGCTTCGGGTCCCTGGAGCCGGCGCTGTCGCTGGCGGAGGCCACGGGCCGCGGCGTGTTCGTGCTCGCCGCGACGTCCAACCCGGAGGGCCGTTCGGTGCAGGGCGCCGTGCTCGAGCGCGAGGGCCGCACCGTGGAGCTCGCCCAGGACATCGTCGACCGTGCGGCGCAGCGCAACGCGCCGCACGTCGCCGCAGGTGAGCCCGCCGGTCCGGTGGGCGTCGTCGTGGGCGCCACGCTCGAGCGGGCGCCCCGGCTGGACGAGCTGAACGGGCCGATCCTCATGCCCGGCGTGGGCGCCCAGGGCGCCGGCCCGGCCGACGTCGACAGGCTCGCCGGCGACTGCTCGAGGCTCGCCCTGCCGAACATTTCGCGCGGGATCCTGCGCCACGGGCCCGACGCGGGCGCGCTCGCGCGGGCGGTCGAGGAGGCGGCGGGGGAGTACCCCGCGTAGGCCGCGAGGGCCGCCGCACGGTCCGTTTCCGGAGCAAGGCTACCGCCGTTCCAGCCCGGCCACCTGCTGTTAGTTGGTGGCTCGGATTGGGGCGGCGGTTCTTGCACTCGGCGATCCGGTGCTATGCTGGCCGAAGTTGATCGGCCCATCGCCCAGGTCGGCGGCCTGCACGGGTCCCGGACGCACCATCGGTTCACCGGCGGACGTTTCCGGGGCATCGTCGCAAAGCAATCGCGTGACTCGGGCGAAGGGCCGTGTGATGTCTCCCTCGGGGGACACGCGCGGCGCATTGACACGAAATCGTGTTGGTGAGGTACGGTCACCTCCGGTCCGAATGACCGGACCATCCCCAAAATGTCTAGTTTTTAACGGAGGAACCCGTGGCCCTTCCGCAGTTGACCCCTGAGCAGCGTGCAGCCGCCCTTGAGAAGGCCGCCCAGGCCCGCAAGGTCCGAGCCGAGCTGAAGGACAAGCTCAAGCGTGGCGCTACCGACCTGCCCGAGGTCCTGAAGCAGGCCGACGAGGACGAGATCATCGGCAAGATGAAGGTCTCCGCTCTTCTCGAGGCCCTGCCGAAGGTCGGCAAGGTCAAGGCCCAGGAGATCATGACCGACCTGGAGATCGCCCAGACCCGCCGCCTGCGCGGCCTCGGCGACCGCCAGCGTCGCGCCCTGCTGGAGCGCTTCGGCTTCTCCGCCGAGTAATCGCGATGCCCGGGGACTCCGCTTCTCGACTGGTGGTCCTTTCCGGCCCCGCCGGCGTCGGCAAATCGACCGTCGTCGGCAGGCTCCGCGCCGAGGTGCCGGACCTTTACTTCAGCGTCTCCATGACCACCAGGGCCCCGCGCCCGGGAGAGGTCGACGGGAAGGACTACTTCTTCGTCGACCGCGAGGAGTTCGACCGTCGCATCGACGCCGGGGAAATGCTCGAGTGGGCCGACATCCATGGCGGCCTCCAACGCTCGGGCACGCCCCGCCGCCCGGTGGAAGAAGCCCTCGCCGCAGGGCGCCCCGTGCTGGCCGAGGTCGACCTCGCCGGCGCCCGCGCGATCCGGGAATCTTCCCCCGACGCGCACCTGGTCTTCCTCGCCCCGCCGAGCTGGGACATTCTCGTGGAGCGGCTCACCGGCCGCGGCACGGAAACCGAGGAGCACATCAAGCGCAGGCTGGAGACGGCCCGCACCGAGATGGACGCGATGGACGAGTTCGACCGGACGGTCGTCAACGAGGACGTCGACGAAGCCGTCGCGGAGATCACCGCGGCGCTGCTCGGCAAATGATTTTCCGGCGGTTGGGGCCGGGATGCTTCGCCATCCCCGCGCCGCCGCCGGTTTTCACGCGCCGGGGGACCTTCGCCGGGACCCCGGGGCGCGCACACTTTCACATTCAGGCTTTCACAACCAGGACAGGGAGATCGTCACAGTGACCCAGGACATCACCGCCGCACCCGAAGCCGTCTTCGACCCGCCGGTCGGCATCACCAACCCGCCGATCGACGAGCTGCTGAAGACCGCGTCGTCGAAGTACGCGCTGGTCATCTTCGCCGCCAAGCGCGCGCGGCAGATCAACGACTACTACCAGCAGATCGACGAGGGCATGCTCGAGTACGTCGGCCCCCTGGTGACGCCGGGCGTCGCCGAGAAGCCGCTGTCGATCGCCCTGCGCGAGATCAACGCCGGCATGCTCGAGCACACCGAGGGCTAGGCGGGCGATCTGCATGGGGGTTGATGGCCGCCGTTTGAACGTCGTCGTCGGAGTGTCCGGGGGGATCGCCGCCTACAAGGCGTGCCACCTGGTCCGCGCCTTCACCGAGCGGGGGCATTCCGTCCACGTGGTGCCGACGCCGTCGGCGCTGAACTTCGTCGGGGCCGCAACCTTCGAGGCGCTGTCGGGCAACCCGGTGTCGACCACCGTGTTCGACGCCGTGGACGAGGTGCGCCACGTCCGTATCGGCCAGGAGGCCGACCTGGTCGTCGTCGCCCCCGCCACCGCCGACCTGATGTCGCGCGCGGCGCACGGCCGCGCCGACGATCTGCTCACCGCGACGCTGCTGGTGGCCACGTGCCCGGTCGTCTTCGCCCCGGCGATGCACACCGAGATGTGGAACCACCCCGCCACCCGCGACAACGTCGCCACCCTGCGCCGACACGGCGCCATCGTCCTGGACCCCGCGCACGGCCGCCTCACCGGCGTCGACACGGGGCCCGGCCGGCTGCCGGAGCCCGAGCAGATCGCCAAGCTCGCCCTGTTGGCGGCCGAGAAGCCCGGGGCGTTCACCCGGGACCTGGAGGGCAAGCGGGTCGTCGTCACCGCCGGCGGGACCCGCGAGGCGATCGACCCGGTCCGGTTCATCGGCAACCATTCCTCGGGCCGCCAGGGCTTCGCCCTCGCCGACGTCGCCGCCCAGCGCGGCGCCGACGTCACGCTCATCGCCGGATCGGTCGATGCGTTGGGCACCCCGCCGGGCGTGACCCTGCGGTCGATCACTTCGGCCCGCGACCTCCATGACGCGGTCGTGGAAGAGGCCCCGGGCGCGGACGTGGTCATCATGGCCGCCGCCGTCGCCGATTTCCGCCCGGGCACCGAATCCGACTCGAAGCTGAAGAAGGGCGCGTCCGACGACGCCCTGTCCCGCATCGAGCTGGTGGAGAACCCCGACATCCTCGCCGATGCCGTCCGCCGCCGCGCGGACGGGGAGCTCGACGCCGCCACGGTCATCGTGGGCTTCGCCGCGGAAACCGGCGACGCCACCGCGACGCCGCTGGAGCACGCGAAGACGAAGCTCGCCCGCAAGGGCTGCGACCTGCTCATGTGCAACGACGTCTCCGGCGGCGCCACCTTCGGCGCGGAGGACAACGTCGGCTGGATCCTCGACGCCGACGGCACGATCGACGACGTCCCCCGCGGATCCAAGCACGCCGTCGCGGCGAACATCCTCGACGCGGTCGCCCGCCGGGTCGCGGCCGCCCGAGGCTGACCGCCGGCCGTCGCAAAGCGCTGAGCGCACGGCGCAACGCGCACGGCGCAACGCGCACGGCGCAACGCGGAAGCGCGAAACGTAAGCTCGACACCCGCCCCCGCATCCGGACCCCGGCCACGCCAACTGAACCGCTTGGTCTATGATTCTCCGGGTACCCGCACAACGAACCCCGGCGCGGCGCATTCGCCCGCGCGGTAAGGAAGGCTTTCCGTGGCTCACGACCTGCGCCTGTTCTCCAGTGAATCCGTCACCGAGGGGCATCCGGACAAGATCTGCGACTCCATCTCGGACGCGATCCTCGACGCCATGCTGGAGGTCGACCCGGACAGCCGCGTGGCCGTCGAAACCGTGGTGACCACCGGCCTGGTCCACGTCGTCGGCGAGGTGTCGACCCGCGGCTACGTCGAGATCCCGCGCATCGTGCGCCGCCGGCTGATGGACATCGGGTTCGACTCGTCCGAGAAGGGCTTCGACGGCACCACCTGCGGCGTGTCGGTCTCCATCGGCGAGCAGTCGCCGGAGATCGCCGAGGGCGTCACCGAATCGCTGGAGTCCCGCGCCGCCGGCGGCGACATCGAGGCCGACGACCGCGCCGGCGCCGGCGACCAGGGCCTGATGTTCGGCTACGCCGTGCGCGAGACTCCGGAGCTCATGCCGCTGCCGATCGCGCTGGCCCACCGCCTGGCGCGCCGCCTGACGGAGGTGCGCAAGAACGGCACCCTGGACTACCTGCGGCCGGACGGCAAGACCCAGGTCACCGTCGGCTACGACGAGAACGACGTCCCGGTCGCGTTGGACACCGTGGTCATCTCCACCCAGCACAACCCCGGCGTCACGCACGCCCAGCTGGAGGAGGACCTGCGCCGCGAGGTCCTCGATCCGGTGCTCGCCGCCGAGGGCCTGCCGGACCTCGACGTGTCCGCCCTGACGCTGCTGATCAACCCGTCCGGTTCGTTCGTGGTCGGCGGCCCGATGGGCGACGCCGGCCTGACCGGCCGCAAGATCATCGTGGACACCTACGGCGGCATGGCCCGCCACGGCGGCGGCGCGTTCTCGGGCAAGGACCCGTCGAAGGTGGACCGTTCCGCGGCCTACGCCATGCGCTGGGTGGCCAAGAACGTCGTCGCCGCCGGGCTGGCGGAGCGCGTCGAGGTGCAGGTGGCCTACGCCATCGGCCGCGCCAACCCCGTTGGCCTGTACGTGGAGACCTTCGGCACCGGCGCCGTCGACCGCAAGGTCATCGAGGACGCCATCCGCAAGGTGTTCGACCTGCGCCCGGCCGCGATCATCCGCGAGCTGGACCTGAAGCGCCCGATCTACGCGCAGACCTCGGCGTACGGCCACTTCGGCCGCACGGACGTGGATCTGCCGTGGGAGCGCGTCAACCGCGTCGCGGACCTGCGCGCGGCGGCGGGCCTGTAGCGCGCGTGCGGCGCCCCGTCTCTAAGATGGGGTGCCATGACGACGACCCGGGACACCATGGCCGACAGGCCGGTGGCCCGGGTTCTTCCGTTGCTGGGGCTGCCTCAGCTGGACCGGCCCTTCGATTATTCGGTGCCGGAATCCTTGTCGGAGTCGGCGCGCCCGGGCACGCGGGTGCGGGTGCGCTTTTCGGGGAAGCTGGTCAACGGCATCATCCTGGAGCGCGCGGCGGCGGCCGAGCACGACGGTGCGCTGACGCCGATCAAGGACGTCGTGTCGCCGGAGGTCGTGTACCCGCCGCAGTTGGCCGCGCTGGTCGACTCGCTGGCGGAGCTGTACGCGGGCGTGCGCTCGGACATCATCCGCTCCGCGGTGCCGTCGCGGCACGCGCGCGCCGAGAAGGCGCGGGGCGAGGGCCCGGGCGCGTCCTGGGAGGAGCTGGGCCGGCTGGAGCTTGACGACGCCGACGTCTCCGCATGGGACGCCTACGCTTTCGGGGGCTCGTTCGTGTCCGCCGTGCGCTCCGGTGCGGCGGCGCGGGCGGCCTGGCATCCGGCGCCGGGGGAGGACGTGCCGGCGCGGTTGGCCGAATTGGCGGTCACCGTCGCCCGCGACGGCGGCGGGGTGCTCATCGTCGTCCCCGATCAGCGGGCGGTCGATGCCCTGGAGGCGGCGCTGCGGGAGCTGATCAGCCCGCGGCAGATCACGGTGCTCGCCGCCGGGCTGGGCCCCGAATCGCGCTACCGCCGCTACCTGGACATCCTCCACGGCTCGGGGCGGCTGGTCGTGGGCACGCGCTCGGCGGCGTACGCGCCGGTGCGGAATCTGCGGTTGGCGGTGATCCTCGACGACGGCGACGACAACCTGGTCGACCCCCGCGCCCCGTACATCCACGCCCGCGACGTGCTGGTCACCCGCTCCGCCCAGGAGAAGTGCGCGCTGATCCTCGCGTCGGCGACCAGGACGGCGGAGGTGGAGCTGCTGGTCGAATCCGGTTGGGCCCATGGTCTGGTGCCCACCCCGGAGACGCTGGCGGCGCGGATGCCGGCCATCATCCCGTCCACCGACACGGAGGCCGACCCTGAGGACGTCTCGCGCGGCCGGCTTCCCGCCGCCGCGTACCGCGTCGCCGCCACGTCGCTGCGCGCCGGCATGCCCGTGCTGGTGCAGGTGCCGCGCAAGGGCTACGTGCCCACGCTGTCGTGCGCGCGGTGCGGCGCCCCGGCCCGGTGCCGCCATTGCAACGGGCCGCTGGAGATCCCGCACGGGCCGTCGCAAAGCGGCGCAGCGGGGCCCTCGGGACACCATGCGCATCCCGGACACGGCGGCGAGGGCGCCGGCGAGGCCGCGCCGCCGACCTGCCGCTGGTGCGGGCGCGTCGACGTGCGCCACCGCTGCCACGAATGCGGCGGGACGCGGATGCGGCCGGTGATAGTCGGGTCGGAGCGCACCGCCGAGGAGCTGGGGCGGACGTTCCGGCCGCATCCCGTGATCTCGTCGTCCGGCGAGCGGATCCTCGACGAGGTGGCGCCGGGGCCGAGGATCGTGGTGGCCACCCCGGGCGCGGAACCGCGGCCGCCCGGGGGCTACGGTGCGGCGCTGATCCTGGACACGTGGGCGACCATGAATCGCCAGGACCTCCGGGCACAGGAGGAGGCGCTGGCCACGTGGGCCCGCGCCGTGCACCTGGTGCGGCCGGAGGCCGACGGCGGGCACGTGGTCATCGACGCCGACGCCGCGGTGCCGGTGGTCGGCGATCTGCTGCGCTGGGACATCACCGGGGCGGCGGCGCGGGAACTCGCCGACCGCGGCGCGGCGGGACTGCCGCCCGCGACGCGGATGGCCGCCATCGACGGCACGGCGGAGGGCGTCGAAAGGTTCATCGCCGATTTCGAGGCCCCCGAGGGCGCGGAGATCCTCGGCCCGGTCGACCTGCCGCCCGGTGGCAGGCCGCCGGCCGGGATCGAGCCGGGCACGCCGATCCGGCGGCTGCTGGTGCGGGTGGAACGGACCCGGGCCCGCGAACTGGGCCGGGCCCTGCGCGCGGCCCGGGGCGTGCGCGCGACCAGGCGGGACCCCGCGCCGGTGCGGGTGATCGTGGATCCGGCCCGCTTCGGCTGACGGCGCCGGCTCGATGACGTCGCCTCGGTCGCCGGCACAGGAGCGACTCCGCCGACTCCGTCGACTGCGCCGCGGGCGCGGCTCCTGGGCATCCGGGCCGGTGGGGTAGCATCGGGCTTCGATTCCGGGGCACCGGCCCGGGCCCTCATGACCGTCTGCACGACCCCGGTCTTCCCCCGTCACACCCCATCCCCATAAAACTCAGGAGCTGATGCGAAGCATGTCCGTCCGAGAGATCCGCCTGTTCGGGGACCCCGTCCTGGTGTCCCGCGCCGACGAGGTCACGGCCTTCGACGCGAAGCTGGCCCACCTCGCCGACGACATGCTCGAGACCATGGACTCCGCCGGCGGCGTGGGCCTGGCCGCGAACCAGGTCGGCGTCCTGCAGCGCGTGTTCGTCTACGACTGCGACGGCCGCCGCGGCGAGCTGGTCAACCCCGTGTGGGAGCCGGTCGGCGAGGAGACCGAGGTCGACGAGGAGGGCTGCCTGTCCATCCCCGGCATCAACGCCGACACGGAGCGTTACCTGCGCGTGCGCGCCACCGGCCAGGACCGCACGGGCACCCCGGTGACCCTCGAGGCCGAGGGCCTGCTCGCGCGGTGCATCCAGCACGAGACCGACCACCTCGACGGCGTGCTCTTCCTCAAGCGCCTGGACCCCGAGACCCGCAAGGCCGCGATGCGCGAGCTGCGGTCCACCGACTGGTTCCTGGCCGGGAAGTAGGGGAGAGCATGCGCCTGATCTTCGCCGGCACCCCGGAACCCGCCGTCCCCGCGCTGCGGAAGCTGATCGAGCACCCCGGCCACGAGGTCGTCGCGGTGCTCACCCGCCCCGACGCGCGCGTCGGCCGCGGGCGGTCGCGCAAGCCCTCGCCCGTGAAGGCCGTGGCGGTCGAGCACGGCATCGAGGTCATCGAACCGGAAACGCTTGCCGACGACGGCGCCCGGGCCCGTTTGGCCGAACTGGCCCCCGACTGCATACCGGTCGTGGCGTACGGCAACCTCGTGCCGAAGGATCTGCTGGATCTGCCGGTGCACGGCTGGGTGAACCTGCACTTCTCGGTGCTGCCCGCGTGGCGCGGCGCGGCGCCGGTGCAGGCGGCCATCGCCGCCGGGGACGAGATCACGGGCGCGTCGACGTTCCGCATCGAAGAGGGCCTGGACACCGGCCCGGTGTTCGGCACCGTCACCGAGGCGATCAAGCCCGCGGACACCGCCGACGACCTGCTCACCCGGCTGGCGCATTCGGGCGCCGAATTGCTGGCGGCGACCATGGACGGCCTGGAGGCCGGGCGACTGCGCCCCGAGCCGCAGTCGGCCGACGGCGTGAGCCACGCGCCGAAGATCACCTCCGCCGATGCCAGGATCGACTGGTCGATGCCGGGCCACCTCATCGACCGCCGCATCCGCGCCCACACCCCCGCGCCCGGGGCGTGGACGATGCTCGGCGACGACCGCATCAAGGTCGGGCCCGTGACGCCGGCCGAGATCGACGGCGAACTGGGCGAGGGGCGCATCCGCGTGGAGAAGAAGCGCGTGCTCGTCGGCGCCGGCGGGGGCACCGCCGTGGAGCTCGGCCGGGTGCAGCCCCCGGGCAAGCGCATGATGGACGCAGTGGACTGGGCGCGCGGCGCCCGGCCGGACGAGGGGACGATGGTCTAAATGGCCGAGCAGCGCTCGAACGACGGCGGACGCGAGGGCCGCGGCGGCCGAGAGGCCCGGGAGGCCCGCGGCAACCGGGGACAAGGAAACCGGGGCGGCGATACTCGGGGCGCCGGCAACCGGGATGGGGGCAATCCGCCCGCCCGGTCCAGGAACACCCGCCGCCGCAACGCTTCCGGGCAGAAGCGGGGACAGGGCGGTCACGGCGGCCATGGGGGCCAGGGCGGCAGGGGGAACCAGGGCAACCAGGGCCGTCGAAAAGCCAGCGCGGTCGACGCGCCCCGCCAGGTCGCGCTCGACGTCCTCGGCGCCGTGCGCGCCGACGGCGCCTACGCGAACCTGATGCTGCCGAAGGAACTGCGCGCCCGGAACCTCACCGGCCGCGACGCCGCCTTCGCCACCGAGCTCACCTACGGCACGCTGCGCGCCGAAGGGCTGCTCGACGCGGTGCTCGCGAAGGCGTCCACCCGCCCGCTGGACAGGATCGACCCCGAAGTGCTCGACGTCCTGCGGCTCGGCGCCTACCAGCTCCTGCGCACCCGCGTCGGCGCCCACGCCGCCGTGGACACCTCCGTGCGCGCCGCCATCGGCGCGGGGAAGGTGGGGGCGAAGGGCTTCGTCAACGCGATCCTGCGCACCGTGTCCGGCAAGGACGAAGCG
This genomic stretch from Corynebacterium hansenii harbors:
- the mihF gene encoding integration host factor, actinobacterial type translates to MALPQLTPEQRAAALEKAAQARKVRAELKDKLKRGATDLPEVLKQADEDEIIGKMKVSALLEALPKVGKVKAQEIMTDLEIAQTRRLRGLGDRQRRALLERFGFSAE
- the fmt gene encoding methionyl-tRNA formyltransferase — protein: MRLIFAGTPEPAVPALRKLIEHPGHEVVAVLTRPDARVGRGRSRKPSPVKAVAVEHGIEVIEPETLADDGARARLAELAPDCIPVVAYGNLVPKDLLDLPVHGWVNLHFSVLPAWRGAAPVQAAIAAGDEITGASTFRIEEGLDTGPVFGTVTEAIKPADTADDLLTRLAHSGAELLAATMDGLEAGRLRPEPQSADGVSHAPKITSADARIDWSMPGHLIDRRIRAHTPAPGAWTMLGDDRIKVGPVTPAEIDGELGEGRIRVEKKRVLVGAGGGTAVELGRVQPPGKRMMDAVDWARGARPDEGTMV
- the gmk gene encoding guanylate kinase, giving the protein MPGDSASRLVVLSGPAGVGKSTVVGRLRAEVPDLYFSVSMTTRAPRPGEVDGKDYFFVDREEFDRRIDAGEMLEWADIHGGLQRSGTPRRPVEEALAAGRPVLAEVDLAGARAIRESSPDAHLVFLAPPSWDILVERLTGRGTETEEHIKRRLETARTEMDAMDEFDRTVVNEDVDEAVAEITAALLGK
- a CDS encoding primosomal protein N', with the protein product MTTTRDTMADRPVARVLPLLGLPQLDRPFDYSVPESLSESARPGTRVRVRFSGKLVNGIILERAAAAEHDGALTPIKDVVSPEVVYPPQLAALVDSLAELYAGVRSDIIRSAVPSRHARAEKARGEGPGASWEELGRLELDDADVSAWDAYAFGGSFVSAVRSGAAARAAWHPAPGEDVPARLAELAVTVARDGGGVLIVVPDQRAVDALEAALRELISPRQITVLAAGLGPESRYRRYLDILHGSGRLVVGTRSAAYAPVRNLRLAVILDDGDDNLVDPRAPYIHARDVLVTRSAQEKCALILASATRTAEVELLVESGWAHGLVPTPETLAARMPAIIPSTDTEADPEDVSRGRLPAAAYRVAATSLRAGMPVLVQVPRKGYVPTLSCARCGAPARCRHCNGPLEIPHGPSQSGAAGPSGHHAHPGHGGEGAGEAAPPTCRWCGRVDVRHRCHECGGTRMRPVIVGSERTAEELGRTFRPHPVISSSGERILDEVAPGPRIVVATPGAEPRPPGGYGAALILDTWATMNRQDLRAQEEALATWARAVHLVRPEADGGHVVIDADAAVPVVGDLLRWDITGAAARELADRGAAGLPPATRMAAIDGTAEGVERFIADFEAPEGAEILGPVDLPPGGRPPAGIEPGTPIRRLLVRVERTRARELGRALRAARGVRATRRDPAPVRVIVDPARFG
- the coaBC gene encoding bifunctional phosphopantothenoylcysteine decarboxylase/phosphopantothenate--cysteine ligase CoaBC, which encodes MGVDGRRLNVVVGVSGGIAAYKACHLVRAFTERGHSVHVVPTPSALNFVGAATFEALSGNPVSTTVFDAVDEVRHVRIGQEADLVVVAPATADLMSRAAHGRADDLLTATLLVATCPVVFAPAMHTEMWNHPATRDNVATLRRHGAIVLDPAHGRLTGVDTGPGRLPEPEQIAKLALLAAEKPGAFTRDLEGKRVVVTAGGTREAIDPVRFIGNHSSGRQGFALADVAAQRGADVTLIAGSVDALGTPPGVTLRSITSARDLHDAVVEEAPGADVVIMAAAVADFRPGTESDSKLKKGASDDALSRIELVENPDILADAVRRRADGELDAATVIVGFAAETGDATATPLEHAKTKLARKGCDLLMCNDVSGGATFGAEDNVGWILDADGTIDDVPRGSKHAVAANILDAVARRVAAARG
- the pyrF gene encoding orotidine-5'-phosphate decarboxylase, producing the protein MATPPRDGGRAGFGSRLVAATRERGRLCAGIDPHPSLLRDWGLSVDADGVETFTRICVEAFAGTVALVKPQVAFYEAFGSKGFAILERALAELSDGGALTLADAKRGDIGSTMAAYADAWLSDGSPLAVDAVTVSPYLGFGSLEPALSLAEATGRGVFVLAATSNPEGRSVQGAVLEREGRTVELAQDIVDRAAQRNAPHVAAGEPAGPVGVVVGATLERAPRLDELNGPILMPGVGAQGAGPADVDRLAGDCSRLALPNISRGILRHGPDAGALARAVEEAAGEYPA
- the metK gene encoding methionine adenosyltransferase; its protein translation is MAHDLRLFSSESVTEGHPDKICDSISDAILDAMLEVDPDSRVAVETVVTTGLVHVVGEVSTRGYVEIPRIVRRRLMDIGFDSSEKGFDGTTCGVSVSIGEQSPEIAEGVTESLESRAAGGDIEADDRAGAGDQGLMFGYAVRETPELMPLPIALAHRLARRLTEVRKNGTLDYLRPDGKTQVTVGYDENDVPVALDTVVISTQHNPGVTHAQLEEDLRREVLDPVLAAEGLPDLDVSALTLLINPSGSFVVGGPMGDAGLTGRKIIVDTYGGMARHGGGAFSGKDPSKVDRSAAYAMRWVAKNVVAAGLAERVEVQVAYAIGRANPVGLYVETFGTGAVDRKVIEDAIRKVFDLRPAAIIRELDLKRPIYAQTSAYGHFGRTDVDLPWERVNRVADLRAAAGL
- the rpoZ gene encoding DNA-directed RNA polymerase subunit omega; this translates as MTQDITAAPEAVFDPPVGITNPPIDELLKTASSKYALVIFAAKRARQINDYYQQIDEGMLEYVGPLVTPGVAEKPLSIALREINAGMLEHTEG
- the def gene encoding peptide deformylase, yielding MSVREIRLFGDPVLVSRADEVTAFDAKLAHLADDMLETMDSAGGVGLAANQVGVLQRVFVYDCDGRRGELVNPVWEPVGEETEVDEEGCLSIPGINADTERYLRVRATGQDRTGTPVTLEAEGLLARCIQHETDHLDGVLFLKRLDPETRKAAMRELRSTDWFLAGK